In the Podospora bellae-mahoneyi strain CBS 112042 chromosome 4, whole genome shotgun sequence genome, one interval contains:
- a CDS encoding hypothetical protein (COG:U; EggNog:ENOG503NW2Y), giving the protein MAQRHRIRNDSASSFEVPVHETPRFQRVYWTREPHLRKLYGMAAILMVASATTGYDGMLVNTSQQIDLWRYFFFPELRDKPNGDPILDSKLAILVNMFNIGSILSFFITPHVADTYGRRSAIVAGCLFMIGGGLLTAFANGYGMYMGGRFMLGFGNSLSQMASPLLLTEICHPQHRGPVTAVYNCLWNAGALLVSCIAWGTANIKNDWSWRSITFLQIVPSLIQLTGIWWIPESPRYLINKERPQEALHILSKWHAGGDINNATVQFEYREIRETIRIQKENEQSTSYKDFFRTKGNRWRLAIIVSLGVISQYSGNALFSNYIDMIYRGAGINDQNQKLAMSTGKTILDLIITITAALNVDRWGRRPLFLVAMVGMVISFLCWTITGIVYEHSNPTNLTAGYVQLVFIWVFGIFYDIGFSGLLVAYALEVLPFHLRAKGMMIMNITVQAILALGNQTNKIAWERLPNHWNLMLFYTIWNFFELLFVWFFYVETKGPTLEEIAKIFDGDGAIAHIDMHQVQKDIYQNTPDDHDELPGRAL; this is encoded by the exons ATGGCCCAACGACACCGGATTAGAAATGACTCGGCCTCATCCTTTGAGGTCCCAGTTCATGAGACCCCTCGTTTCCAGAGGGTATACTGGACTCGGGAGCCTCATCTACGCAAACTCTATGGCATGGCCGCGATATTGATGGTGGCCTCGGCAACGACAGGCTACGATGGCATGTTGGTCAATACCTCACAGCAAATAGACCTGTGGAGgtactttttctttcccgAACTGAGGGACAAGCCGAATGGGGATCCTATCCTGGATAGCAAACTGGCCATCTTGGTCAACATGTTCAACATTGGGTCCATTCTGTCCTTCTTCATAACGCCTCACGTGGCCGATACCTATGGGAGGAGATCGGCCATTGTGGCCGGCTGTCTGTTCATGATAGGCGGCGGTCTCTTGACTGCATTTGCCAACGGCTATGGGA TGTATATGGGCGGCCGTTTCATGCTTGGCTTTGGCAATTCTCTTTCCCAAATGGCATCGCCGCTCTTGCTCACCGAAATCTGTCACCCGCAACATCGAGGTCCCGTCACGGCCGTGTATAACTGTCTCTGGAATGCTGGTGCGCTGCTTGTATCATGCATCGCGTGGGGCAccgccaacatcaaaaatGACTGGTCATGGAGGTCCATCACCTTCCTGCAAATCGTGCCGTCATTGATTCAACTTACGGGCATCTGGTGGATTCCCGAATCGCCGCGCTATCTCATCAACAAGGAGAGACCTCAGGAGGCGCTACACATTCTGTCCAAGTGGCATGCTGGGGGGGACATAAACAACGCCACCGTTCAGTTTGAGTACCGCGAGATTCGTGAAACTATCCGGATTCAAAAGGAGAACGAACAGTCCACCAGCTACAAGGACTTTTTCCGAACCAAGGGAAACAGATGGCGCCTGGCCATCATCGTATCACTGGGTGTCATCTCCCAGTACAGTGGGAACGCTTTATTCAGCAACTACATCGACATGATCTACAGGGGAGCGGGCATCAACGACCAGAACCAGAAGTTGGCCATGTCCACCGGCAAGACCATCCTcgatctcatcatcaccatcaccgcggCGCTCAACGTCGACCGATGGGGCAGACGGCCATTATTCTTGGTAGCCATGGTCGGCATGGTCATCTCGTTTCTCTGCTGGACCATTACCGGAATTGTTTACGAGCATAGCAATCCAACCAACCTCACTGCTGGCTATGTGCAGCTCGTCTTCATTTGGGTGTTCGGCATCTTTTACGACATTGGGTTTTCGGGCCTGCTGGTGGCCTATGCTCTCGAGGTGTTGCCTTTCCACCTCCGAGCCaaggggatgatgatcaTGAACATTACCGTGCAAGCCATCTTGGCGCTGGGGAA TCAAACAAACAAAATTGCATGGGAAAGGCTACCAAATCACTGGAATCTCATGCTGTTTTACACCATCTGGAACTTTTTTGAGCTCCTGTTTGTGTGGTTCTTCTATGTCGAGACTAAAGGGCCGACCCTGGAAGAAATTGCCAAGATTTTCGACGGAGATGGTGCTATTGCTCACATCGACATGCACCAAGTGCAAAAGGACATCTATCAGAATACTCCAGACGATCACGATGAACTGCCAGGGAGGGCGTTATAA
- a CDS encoding hypothetical protein (EggNog:ENOG503PAVR; COG:S), translated as MTKSFTRPPWGVLAVGAMIIVSSAHAAIRLDIGPRNVQVAEITPGADIRRDKQEVLFNEPDSDFDLPLRCKPAQGKLLTLTDDEKWAACCPPGSRLLGTINTAFDCCGEGHDLAGSKDTGWKCCPSGYEYDGTKCKDPKPLCHHGMELVDGKCVCLPGTTQAADGTCKPNAANGGDGNGGNQAGKHPSGPCSSEISSDGQRRVSRFQQEVINPGDPIRILDLHGEPNSGKDPNQWLNNAQNGGHIARTPKFEDAGVFTISKWTEGKYCISGLETGVGPTCPSDSPALTFNTLDTESCLPLELVTVPCNIRDPNNNCLWSGNQQKPCPTGFSCLPNGQSPGQFPSGQSPGGQNPGSQSPGGQSPGSQFPGGQLPGDRFPGGQNPGGQFPGGQNPSGQNPGGQNPGGQFPGGQFPGGQFPDGQNSGGQNPGCRPPLTGTLTPGGGATSTCPPGQPWKDGTCVIPITDCADRAHPEFGDTSYNPANFPCSIGRERPCRGEQVQDWKPAQLDWNGSHRQPGPPQPYETTINFDFDVIMSIVDVEAQSEHFLVNLDGAFWGETGGERGYKNQYIGNYNDPEWCLLNGYTRGYFLIPKGQHTLTIEWPQGTGKYQNDGGGNWWYGIARYRFDKLCDPSRCLPDCAVEKEKEAQQLRLQLQREGKWPSVASSQGKQWGSYDQKVVA; from the exons ATGACCAAATCCTTCACCCGCCCCCCATGGGGCGTTCTGGCAGTTGGGGCCATGATCATCGTCTCGTCTGCTCATGCTGCTATTCGCCTCGATATAGGCCCTCGAAACGTCCAGGTTGCCGAGATCACACCTGGTGCCGACATCAGACGCGACAAGCAAGAAGTTCTGTTCAACGAACCAGACTCAGACTTTGATCTCCCGCTTCGCTGCAAGCCGGCTCAGGGCAAGCTTCTCACACTCACGGACGACGAAAAGTGGGCTGCCTGCTGCCCGCCCGGTTCTCGACTGCTCGGCACGATTAACACAGCGTTTGACTGCTGTGGCGAGGGTCATGACTTGGCAGGAAGCAAAGATACGGGATGGAAATGTTGTCCTTCGGGCTACGAGTATGATGGCACCAAGTGCAAAGACCCAAAGCCTCTCTGTCACCACGGAATGGAGCTCGTGGACGGGAAGTGTGTCTGTCTACCCGGGACTACCCAGGCTGCGGATGGAACCTGTAAGCCAAACGCGGCCAATGGAGGTGATGGCAATGGGGGAAACCAGGCCGGAAAGCATCCTTCAGGTCCTTGTTCATCAGAAATATCCTCTG ATGGACAACGGCGAGTATCTCGGTTTCAACAAGAAGTG ATCAACCCCGGTGATCCCATTCGCATTCTAGACCTTCACGGTGAACCGAATAGCGGGAAGGACCCCAACCAGTGGCTCAATAACGCACAAAACGGAGGCCACATTGCCCGTACACCCAAGTTTGAGGATGCCGGCGTGTTCACAATCAGCAAATGGACGGAGGGCAAATACTGCATCTCAGGCCTGGAGACCGGCGTCGGTCCTACCTGTCCCAGTGATAGCCCTGCCCTGACGTTCAACACCCTCGATACTGAGAGCTGCTTACCTCTTGAGCTGGTGACGGTGCCTTGCAACATCCgcgaccccaacaacaactgtTTATGGTCGGGAAACCAGCAAAAGCCATGTCCCACGGGGTTTTCGTGCCTACCTAACGGACAATCCCCCGGACAATTTCCAAGTGGTCAAAGTCCTGGTGGTCAAAATCCTGGCAGCCAAAGTCCTGGTGGCCAAAGTCCTGGTAGTCAGTTCCCAGGTGGACAGCTCCCAGGTGATCGGTTTCCTGGTGGCCAGAACCCAGGTGGTCAGTTTCCCGGTGGTCAGAACCCAAGTGGTCAAAACCCAGGGGGGCAGAATCCCGGTGGTCAGTTTCCTGGTGGCCAGTTTCCTGGTGGCCAGTTTCCCGACGGACAGAACTCTGGTGGACAAAATCCTGGATGCCGCCCTCCTCTGACTGGGACACTTACGCCGGGAGGTGGCGCAACTTCGACCTGCCCGCCTGGACAGCCATGGAAGGATGGAACCTGTGTTATCCCCATCACCGATTGTGCTGACCGGGCTCATCCCGAGTTTGGCGATACGTCGTATAATCCGGCGAACTTCCCCTGTTCCATTGGTCGGGAGCGTCCGTGCCGTGGTGAGCAAGTTCAAGACTGGAAGCCAGCCCAGCTTGATTGGAATGGCAGTCACCGCCAGCCTGGACCCCCTCAGCCTTATGAAACGACGATcaactttgactttgatgtCATAATGAGCATTGTCGATGTCGAAGCCCAGAGCGAGCACTTTTTGGTCAACCTTGACGGCGCGTTTTGGGGCGAGACAGGGGGTGAGCGAGGGTACAAGAATCAGTATATCGGCAACTATAATGACCCAGAGTGGTGTCTTTTGAATGGATATACAAGAGGATATTTCTTGATTCCGAAGG GGCAACACACTTTGACCATTGAATGGCCTCAGGGAACGGGCAAGTACCAAAATGATGGGGGCGGTAACTGGTGGTACGGCATTGCACGCTACCGGTTCGACAAGCTGTGCGATCCCAGCAGGTGTCTACCTGATTGCgctgttgagaaggagaaggaggctcaACAGTTGAGATTGCAGCTGCAGAGAGAAGGGAAGTGGCCATCTGTTGCAAGCTCGCAGGGAAAGCAGTGGGGTTCCTACGATCAGAAGGTCGTGGCCTGA